A DNA window from Trichosurus vulpecula isolate mTriVul1 chromosome 2, mTriVul1.pri, whole genome shotgun sequence contains the following coding sequences:
- the LOC118839927 gene encoding olfactory receptor 56B1-like, translating to MTPATRLFNGSHFQVKEFILMGFPGIHTWQHWLSLPLALLYLSSISANLLIFITIRKDPKLHQPMYRFLSILSIVDMGLATTIMPKILAIFWFDAKAISLPECFAQIYAIHCFVGIESGIFLCMAFDRYVAICKPLHYPTIVTDSFVFKATVFVVLRNTLVVIPVPVLAAQRDYCSSNEIDHCLCSNLGVTSLACDDKRLNSICQMIVASLIMGADLSLIILSYTFILCSVLKLNSAEAASKAMGTCSSHLILILFFYTVIVVICVTHLAGRKYPLIPVLFNVLHNIIPPALNPIVYAFRTQDLKLGFQKVFLPDIKNK from the coding sequence ATGACTCCAGCTACAAGACTCTTCAATGGATCtcacttccaggtcaaagaattCATCCTTATGGGATTCCCTGGAATCCATACTTGGCAACACTGGTTATCTCTACCCCTGGCATTACTCTACCTCTCCTCCATCAGTGCCAATCTGCTCATCTTTATCACCATCAGAAAGGATCCCAAATTGCACCAACCCATGTATCGATTCCTGAGCATTCTGTCTATAGTGGACATGGGCCTGGCCACCACCATCATGCCTAAGATATTGGCTATCTTCTGGTTTGATGCCAAGGCCATCAGCCTCCCTGAGTGCTTTGCTCAGATCTATGCCATACACTGCTTTGTAGGCATAGAGTCAGGCATCTTCCTTTGCATGGCTTTTGACAGATATGTGGCTATTTGCAAACCCCTCCACTACCCCACCATTGTCACAGACTCTTTTGTCTTCAAAGCCACAGTTTTCGTGGTGTTGAGAAATACACTGGTTGTTATCCCAGTACCTGTACTGGCTGCTCAGAGAGATTACTGCTCCTCCAATGAAATAGACCACTGTCTCTGTTCCAACTTGGGAGTCACCAGCCTGGCCTGTGATGACAAGAGGCTCAATAGCATTTGCCAAATGATCGTGGCCTCACTGATAATGGGGGCTGACTTAAGCCTGATCATCCTTTCCTATACCTTTATCCTCTGCTCTGTGCTGAAGCTGAATTCAGCAGAAGCTGCATCCAAGGCCATGGGAACTTGCAGCTCCcacctcatcctcatcctcttcttctaTACTGTCATTGTTGTTATTTGTGTCACCCACCTGGCAGGGAGAAAATATCCCCTGATCCCTGTGCTCTTCAATGTGCTGCACAACATCATCCCTCCAGCCCTGAACCCCATTGTCTATGCATTCAGGACCCAAGACCTCAAGCTTGGCTTCCAGAAGGTGTTTCTGCCAGACATAAAGAACAAATGA